The following proteins are encoded in a genomic region of Streptomyces gobiensis:
- a CDS encoding HAD family hydrolase has translation MMRAVVFDVGECLVDETREYGTWADWLGVPRHTFAAMFGAVIACGQDYRETFQVFRPGFDLYAEREKRAAAGQPETFGEEDVYPDVRPALAQLRADGLWLGIAGNQTVRAGRILRELFTADVDLIGTSDDWGAAKPDPAFFTRLVQAVPFAAGEILYVGDRLDNDIRPAAAAGMYTALIRRGPWGTIQQHEADADRLATWRIDSLAELSEKIGKFNARER, from the coding sequence GTGATGCGTGCGGTGGTGTTCGATGTCGGTGAGTGTCTGGTGGATGAGACCCGCGAGTACGGCACTTGGGCGGACTGGCTGGGGGTGCCGCGGCATACGTTCGCTGCGATGTTCGGGGCTGTCATTGCCTGCGGCCAGGACTACCGTGAGACGTTCCAGGTCTTCCGGCCCGGTTTCGATCTGTATGCCGAGCGGGAGAAACGCGCGGCTGCCGGGCAGCCGGAGACCTTCGGCGAGGAGGATGTGTACCCCGATGTACGCCCTGCCCTTGCCCAGCTGCGCGCCGATGGTCTGTGGCTGGGGATCGCCGGTAACCAGACGGTGCGCGCGGGACGCATTCTGCGTGAGCTGTTCACTGCGGATGTGGACCTGATCGGTACGTCCGACGACTGGGGCGCGGCCAAGCCTGATCCCGCGTTCTTCACTCGTCTCGTGCAGGCCGTCCCCTTCGCGGCCGGGGAGATCCTGTACGTGGGGGACCGGCTCGACAACGACATCCGGCCCGCTGCTGCTGCGGGGATGTATACCGCGCTGATCCGTCGCGGGCCGTGGGGGACGATTCAGCAGCACGAAGCGGATGCCGACCGCCTGGCCACCTGGCGCATCGACTCGCTCGCCGAGCTGTCGGAGAAGATTGGCAAGTTCAACGCGAGAGAGCGCTGA
- a CDS encoding response regulator codes for MTVRVVLADDQPLVRNGLRVLMAGTPDIDVVAEAGTGAEAVHLVRDTEPDVAVMDIRMPGMDGIEATRLITAAAGATRVLVLTTFDDDEYIYGALRAGASGFLVKDTALDDILAAIRVVAAGDALIAPSVTRRLIAEFAARPEPAPHPRPVGNITEREREVLTLVGRGMSNSEIAAHLYISVATAKAHITRLLTKLEARDRVQLVITAYETGLVTPPR; via the coding sequence ATGACGGTCCGCGTCGTGCTCGCCGACGACCAGCCGCTGGTCCGCAACGGCCTGCGCGTCCTGATGGCCGGCACCCCCGACATCGACGTCGTGGCAGAGGCCGGAACCGGCGCCGAAGCGGTCCATCTGGTCCGGGACACCGAGCCCGACGTGGCGGTGATGGACATCCGCATGCCCGGCATGGACGGCATCGAGGCCACCAGGCTGATCACGGCCGCCGCTGGGGCGACGCGCGTCCTCGTCCTCACCACGTTTGACGACGACGAGTACATTTATGGCGCGCTCCGAGCGGGTGCGAGCGGGTTCCTCGTCAAGGACACAGCACTGGACGACATCCTCGCGGCGATCCGCGTGGTCGCCGCCGGAGACGCCCTGATCGCACCGAGCGTCACGCGCCGCCTGATCGCAGAGTTCGCCGCCCGCCCCGAACCCGCCCCGCATCCACGACCAGTCGGGAACATCACCGAGCGAGAACGCGAGGTACTGACCCTCGTCGGACGCGGCATGTCCAACAGCGAGATCGCCGCCCACCTCTACATCAGCGTGGCCACCGCAAAGGCACACATAACGCGGCTACTCACCAAACTCGAAGCCCGCGACCGAGTCCAACTCGTCATCACCGCCTACGAGACAGGCCTGGTAACGCCACCTCGGTGA
- a CDS encoding sensor histidine kinase, producing MSAKPRPLLSWHLWPAARAVLAWCGAITYPFALFFAVRGRPYDSPVLPFLSAAAVTVLLLGLLRRRPLPALTLMLLGTYATATTSPSWQVAYLLVLANDLAVGYIVATGPRRIALTAAVMTLGVQVAVAARLGTGTDGFARTAVVLVLALAAAWMTGHAVRERREHAAALRSQTAAQAVTAERLRIARELHDMIAHSIGVIAIQAGVGSRVIDTQTHEARNALATIEATSRETLAGLRRTLGTLRRTEPGPGPQAAPREPAPGLADLDRLAVSTRDAGVRVDLRWLGERRPLPPDIDLAAFRIVQEALTNVVRHADAPDCRVTIGCQDGELTIEVADDGRGGLISGTGYGITGMRERVTLLHGQFTAGPRPEGGFRVAARLPLSEGVHL from the coding sequence ATGTCCGCCAAGCCGCGCCCCCTGTTGTCCTGGCACCTGTGGCCGGCCGCGCGGGCGGTCCTGGCCTGGTGCGGGGCCATCACCTACCCGTTCGCCCTGTTCTTCGCGGTACGCGGCAGGCCCTACGACTCCCCCGTCTTGCCGTTCCTCTCGGCGGCCGCGGTCACGGTCCTGCTCCTCGGGTTGCTGCGCCGCCGTCCACTGCCGGCCCTGACGCTGATGCTCCTTGGTACGTACGCCACGGCGACGACAAGTCCTTCCTGGCAGGTCGCATATCTGCTGGTTCTGGCGAACGATCTCGCCGTCGGATACATCGTGGCCACCGGGCCGCGCCGCATCGCGCTCACCGCTGCCGTCATGACGCTCGGCGTACAGGTCGCCGTCGCCGCACGCCTCGGGACTGGGACGGACGGCTTCGCCCGCACGGCCGTGGTCCTCGTTCTCGCGCTCGCCGCCGCCTGGATGACCGGTCATGCGGTCCGCGAACGCCGCGAGCACGCCGCGGCGCTGCGCTCGCAGACCGCCGCGCAGGCTGTCACCGCTGAACGGCTGCGGATCGCCCGCGAGCTGCACGACATGATCGCGCACAGTATCGGCGTCATCGCCATCCAGGCAGGCGTGGGCAGCCGGGTCATCGACACGCAGACGCACGAGGCTCGCAATGCGCTGGCCACCATCGAAGCCACCAGCAGGGAAACCCTCGCCGGGCTGCGGCGCACCCTGGGCACGCTGCGTCGTACCGAACCGGGCCCCGGGCCGCAGGCCGCGCCGCGCGAGCCGGCCCCTGGGCTGGCCGATCTCGACCGGCTGGCCGTGTCAACGAGGGACGCGGGCGTCCGTGTCGACCTGCGGTGGCTCGGAGAACGACGGCCCCTGCCCCCCGATATCGACCTGGCCGCCTTCCGGATCGTCCAGGAGGCCCTCACCAACGTCGTACGCCACGCGGACGCCCCCGACTGCCGGGTCACCATCGGCTGCCAAGACGGCGAACTGACCATCGAGGTCGCCGACGACGGCCGTGGCGGCCTCATCTCTGGCACCGGATACGGCATCACCGGAATGCGGGAACGCGTCACCCTGCTACACGGCCAGTTCACCGCCGGGCCGCGCCCCGAGGGCGGCTTTCGCGTGGCGGCCCGGCTCCCCCTCTCCGAAGGAGTACACCTGTGA
- a CDS encoding ABC transporter permease produces MTPTTTQPTAAFTAVRAAHPGARFRDLLAAEWIKLWSLRSSSWAFGASALVIIAINVSAAVADYNNWPTYNEGIRALFVPNWAMRDAFTIGACMVLILATGGIGALMIVGEYSTGQIRTTFAAVPARRAVVAAKMAVVTAGMLVYGTVVAGTSFGVTQAILSGRDIGLSLDYPGAFRAVAASALLAPVCALIGMGLGALIRHTATTLVTFTGILLLLPFLLNDRHRWSSAILHALPRSAWERLVQMSDPFGPAPYPATISGSWIVYAAWPLAAAVIAMATVRRRDL; encoded by the coding sequence ATGACCCCGACCACCACGCAGCCGACGGCCGCATTCACCGCCGTACGCGCCGCCCACCCCGGCGCCCGCTTCCGCGATCTCCTCGCCGCCGAGTGGATCAAGCTCTGGTCACTGCGCTCATCCTCCTGGGCGTTCGGGGCCAGCGCGCTGGTCATCATCGCCATCAACGTCAGCGCCGCCGTGGCCGACTACAACAACTGGCCGACCTACAATGAAGGGATCCGGGCCCTCTTTGTCCCGAACTGGGCCATGCGGGACGCCTTCACCATCGGCGCCTGCATGGTCCTGATACTCGCCACCGGCGGCATCGGCGCCCTCATGATCGTCGGCGAGTACAGCACCGGACAGATCCGTACGACCTTTGCGGCCGTCCCTGCCCGCCGCGCGGTCGTAGCGGCCAAGATGGCCGTCGTGACGGCAGGCATGCTCGTCTACGGCACGGTCGTCGCGGGGACCTCGTTCGGCGTGACACAGGCCATCCTGTCCGGGCGGGACATCGGTCTGTCCCTCGACTACCCCGGCGCGTTCCGCGCCGTCGCAGCGTCCGCCCTGCTCGCTCCGGTGTGCGCGCTCATAGGCATGGGCCTTGGCGCCCTCATCCGGCACACCGCAACCACCCTCGTGACGTTCACCGGCATCCTTTTGCTGCTGCCGTTCCTCCTCAACGACCGCCACCGCTGGTCGTCCGCCATCCTTCACGCGCTGCCCCGCAGTGCGTGGGAACGACTGGTGCAGATGAGCGACCCCTTCGGACCGGCCCCCTACCCGGCGACCATCAGCGGGTCGTGGATCGTGTACGCAGCCTGGCCACTCGCCGCAGCCGTCATCGCCATGGCCACCGTCCGCCGCCGCGACCTATGA